The following proteins come from a genomic window of bacterium:
- a CDS encoding nucleotide sugar dehydrogenase: MDIKKKISEKKCRVGIIGLGYVGLPLAVEFGHSGFHVTGFDVNIDKVDSVNRGVSYVEDVSSGELKKIVNKGLFRATADFSGLKNIDAVIICVPTPLRKTRDPDLSYIIESTERIAEHLHKGQLVVLESTTYPGTCEEVIMPILENKGFKTGKDFYMAFSPERVDPGNKHFRTRDIPKVIGGYTEKCTEVATLLYKHVIIEIIPVSSIKVAEMVKLLENTYRAVNIGLVNEIAMMCDRMGINVWEVIDGAASKPFGFTPFFPGPGLGGHCLPIDPLYLSWKAKSYNFEARFIELASQINSFMPHHVINKLLEILNMKGKCLKNSRILVLGVAYKKNVGDTRESPALDILEKLVSAGGKVNYCDPYVPIIANEKIKLSNSKLSKKLVSSSDCILILTDHDYFDLNLILKHSKLIFDTRNALKVVPRRYRKKVVKL, translated from the coding sequence ATGGATATAAAGAAAAAAATATCTGAAAAAAAATGCCGGGTCGGCATTATAGGGCTGGGGTATGTTGGGCTGCCTTTAGCGGTTGAATTCGGCCACTCAGGATTTCATGTTACCGGATTTGATGTCAACATCGATAAAGTGGATTCCGTAAACAGGGGCGTTTCTTATGTGGAAGATGTGAGTTCGGGCGAATTGAAGAAGATAGTAAATAAGGGGTTATTCAGGGCGACGGCCGATTTTTCGGGTTTAAAAAATATAGATGCTGTTATAATCTGCGTCCCTACCCCGCTCAGGAAAACCAGAGACCCCGACCTGTCGTATATAATTGAATCTACGGAGAGAATTGCCGAGCATCTGCATAAAGGCCAGTTAGTCGTACTGGAGAGCACGACTTATCCCGGCACTTGCGAAGAAGTCATAATGCCGATACTCGAAAATAAAGGGTTTAAAACGGGAAAAGATTTTTATATGGCGTTTTCCCCTGAGAGAGTTGATCCGGGAAATAAGCATTTCAGAACGAGAGATATACCGAAGGTTATCGGGGGATATACTGAAAAATGCACCGAAGTCGCAACACTGCTGTACAAACATGTGATAATTGAGATTATACCTGTTTCATCTATAAAAGTCGCGGAGATGGTAAAGCTTTTGGAAAATACTTACAGGGCGGTTAATATAGGGCTGGTGAACGAAATCGCGATGATGTGCGACCGCATGGGTATAAACGTGTGGGAAGTAATTGACGGCGCCGCCTCCAAACCGTTTGGTTTCACTCCGTTTTTCCCGGGACCCGGTTTAGGCGGGCACTGTCTGCCTATAGACCCTTTATATCTTTCCTGGAAGGCGAAGAGTTATAATTTCGAAGCGAGGTTTATTGAACTTGCGTCCCAGATTAATTCATTTATGCCCCATCATGTCATAAATAAGTTGCTTGAGATATTGAATATGAAGGGGAAATGCCTGAAAAATTCCAGAATACTGGTGCTTGGTGTCGCGTATAAGAAGAATGTAGGGGATACCAGGGAGTCCCCGGCGCTGGATATTCTGGAAAAGCTTGTTAGTGCGGGGGGCAAAGTGAATTATTGCGACCCGTATGTTCCTATAATTGCGAATGAGAAAATTAAGCTTTCAAACAGCAAACTTTCAAAAAAGCTGGTTTCATCTTCCGATTGCATCCTTATATTAACCGACCATGACTATTTTGACCTTAATTTAATCCTGAAACATTCAAAGCTGATATTCGATACGAGAAATGCATTAAAGGTTGTTCCGCGGAGATACAGGAAAAAAGTTGTTAAATTATGA
- a CDS encoding DegT/DnrJ/EryC1/StrS family aminotransferase, protein MNIPIIDLGKLYKEIKPEIDAAVSKVIADAKFILGPEVSEIEKKIAGYCGSKYAVGCASGTDAILLSLMSLGVEPGDEIITTPFTFFATAGSISRAGAIPVFVDIEPGTFNLNPELVETKITKRTKGILPVHLFGQIVDMDPLINLKKRYNLFIVEDACQAIGAKYKNKIAGSIGDAGCFSFFPTKNLGGFGDGGMLVTDDSDVYEKAKSLRVHGSRDRYYHDYIGINSRLDTIQAAILLAEIKYLDKWTEKRRKNASLYNSLFRGINSVQLPVEKKYLYHVYNQYTLRVKNRAGLINALEKEEIGYGIYYPLPLHMQDCYKHLGYKKGDFPESEKASEEVISIPVHPFLSKELINKIADTVRNFYGV, encoded by the coding sequence ATGAATATCCCGATTATTGATTTGGGTAAACTGTATAAAGAGATTAAGCCTGAAATTGATGCAGCGGTATCAAAAGTTATTGCTGATGCGAAATTTATTTTAGGGCCTGAAGTATCTGAAATAGAAAAGAAGATTGCCGGATACTGCGGATCAAAATACGCTGTCGGTTGCGCGTCGGGAACAGATGCCATACTGTTATCGCTGATGTCGCTGGGGGTAGAACCCGGAGATGAAATTATTACGACTCCATTTACTTTTTTTGCTACAGCAGGGTCTATTTCTCGGGCCGGCGCGATACCCGTTTTTGTGGATATAGAACCGGGAACTTTTAATTTGAACCCGGAGCTGGTTGAGACAAAAATAACCAAGAGAACAAAAGGAATTTTGCCTGTGCATCTTTTTGGGCAGATAGTTGATATGGATCCGCTTATAAATCTGAAAAAGAGATACAACCTTTTTATTGTTGAAGACGCATGCCAAGCCATAGGCGCAAAATATAAAAATAAGATCGCGGGTTCAATAGGAGACGCGGGTTGTTTCAGTTTTTTTCCTACGAAAAATCTTGGCGGTTTCGGTGACGGAGGGATGCTGGTAACGGATGATTCCGATGTCTATGAAAAAGCAAAATCTCTCAGGGTGCATGGAAGCAGGGACAGGTATTACCATGATTATATCGGTATAAACAGCCGGCTTGATACCATTCAGGCGGCAATTCTTCTCGCGGAAATAAAATATCTGGATAAATGGACGGAAAAAAGAAGAAAAAACGCTTCTCTGTATAATAGTTTGTTCCGCGGAATAAACAGTGTACAGCTTCCTGTGGAGAAAAAGTATCTTTACCATGTGTATAATCAATATACTTTGCGCGTAAAAAACAGGGCCGGTCTTATTAATGCTCTTGAAAAAGAGGAGATAGGATACGGTATTTACTATCCTCTTCCGTTACACATGCAAGATTGCTATAAGCACCTTGGTTATAAGAAAGGTGATTTTCCCGAGTCGGAAAAAGCTTCTGAAGAGGTTATTTCCATACCTGTCCATCCGTTTTTGAGCAAAGAGTTAATAAATAAAATCGCGGATACGGTGCGTAATTTTTACGGAGTATAA
- a CDS encoding tetratricopeptide repeat protein, which produces MLCLLVYCNALLCPFIWDDNVLIIENKHKDISEAKAFFGSEFFDTDISRDYQGQEGYYRPFVLISVSLDYFFYGLSPWGYHLTNIVVHSFNSILIFFILFLLAGRLDISIFVSFLFAVHPINADVVSYISGRTDSLCLFFMLLSLLFYIGYSRLKNPYYRILLFAGSVVLFFVSLCSKENGVMLPLILIAYEFCFLKKKKSRLSVFLPELFARIIPYIIVFLIYAYLRASALNSKVEYFTVWSDMIFWRVYSMTPVLARWFLLIIFPYNLYFEDFTQPIAYLMSFKHILSTALVFLVSAWLLIKGKKDKFLLFSVLWIAITLFPVSHIIPVSQYNMLFTSQHSMYIPLTGILTVLGIFLLKLYRASVKKRIYTIIFLVILIVFSIRTFIRTEDWRDPVGFYEKEKKIAPFSRRVINNLGNTYFYMREYDKAYEQFKLLDDLSGGESVKARWMLGQIFEEKGQTDKAEKIFLDILESDSKYAKAYNSLGLLYDNKGDKEKALRYYSLSIDADPAYHLPYFNIGRVFHERGSYNEALKYYSRCLAENPYYIQAAVNSGNIYLSAGNYTSAASMFKYAENIDGSDPYLLVNMAIYYARTKDYNRSLEILKKAKEICGKTKPELVPQIEKIERELPARQSNKY; this is translated from the coding sequence GTGTTATGCCTTTTGGTGTATTGTAATGCCTTGTTGTGCCCTTTCATATGGGATGATAATGTCCTGATTATTGAGAATAAGCACAAAGATATATCTGAGGCAAAGGCTTTTTTCGGATCCGAGTTTTTTGATACGGATATAAGCCGGGATTATCAGGGGCAGGAAGGTTATTACAGGCCTTTCGTGCTGATATCCGTATCATTGGATTATTTCTTTTACGGACTGTCCCCATGGGGATATCATCTTACAAATATTGTTGTTCATTCTTTTAATTCCATTCTTATTTTTTTTATATTGTTTTTACTTGCCGGACGGTTGGATATATCAATTTTTGTATCTTTTTTGTTTGCCGTTCATCCCATAAATGCGGATGTAGTTTCTTATATAAGCGGCAGGACGGATTCCCTGTGCCTTTTCTTTATGCTTTTATCCCTGTTGTTTTATATAGGATATTCCCGGCTTAAAAATCCTTATTACAGGATACTGCTGTTTGCGGGCAGTGTAGTCTTATTTTTTGTAAGTTTATGTTCGAAGGAAAACGGGGTGATGCTGCCTCTTATATTAATTGCCTATGAATTTTGCTTTCTGAAGAAAAAGAAAAGCAGGTTAAGCGTCTTTCTGCCCGAACTCTTCGCCAGGATTATTCCTTATATCATTGTATTCCTTATTTATGCCTATCTCAGGGCCTCTGCTTTGAATTCGAAAGTGGAATATTTTACTGTCTGGTCAGACATGATTTTTTGGCGCGTGTATTCTATGACACCGGTTCTGGCGCGCTGGTTTCTGCTGATTATATTTCCGTATAACCTGTATTTTGAAGATTTCACACAGCCCATTGCCTACCTGATGTCCTTTAAGCATATTCTTTCAACCGCGCTGGTTTTTCTTGTTTCAGCGTGGCTGTTAATTAAGGGGAAAAAAGACAAATTTCTGCTGTTTTCGGTATTGTGGATTGCTATAACATTATTTCCGGTCAGCCATATAATCCCTGTGAGCCAATATAACATGCTGTTTACCTCCCAGCATTCCATGTATATTCCCTTAACAGGCATTTTAACCGTGCTGGGTATTTTCCTGTTAAAACTTTACAGGGCATCGGTAAAAAAACGTATTTATACAATTATTTTTCTTGTTATTCTGATAGTTTTTTCCATCAGGACTTTTATAAGGACCGAAGACTGGAGGGACCCTGTAGGATTCTATGAGAAAGAAAAGAAGATAGCGCCATTCAGCAGGCGTGTGATTAATAATTTGGGAAATACGTATTTCTATATGCGCGAATATGATAAAGCTTATGAGCAGTTTAAACTGCTTGATGATTTAAGCGGAGGGGAAAGCGTTAAGGCCCGGTGGATGTTAGGACAGATATTTGAGGAAAAAGGGCAGACAGATAAAGCAGAAAAGATATTTTTGGATATTCTGGAAAGCGACAGTAAATATGCAAAGGCGTATAACAGCCTGGGATTACTCTATGATAATAAAGGAGACAAAGAGAAAGCGTTGAGATATTACAGTTTGTCAATAGATGCCGATCCGGCTTATCACCTGCCGTATTTTAATATAGGAAGAGTGTTCCATGAACGGGGTAGTTACAATGAAGCCCTTAAATATTATTCCCGTTGTCTTGCGGAAAACCCTTATTATATTCAGGCTGCCGTAAATTCAGGTAATATTTACCTTTCTGCGGGTAATTATACGAGCGCCGCTTCAATGTTTAAATATGCTGAAAATATTGATGGTTCGGACCCGTACCTGTTAGTAAATATGGCTATATATTACGCCAGGACAAAGGATTATAACAGGTCTCTTGAGATATTGAAAAAAGCTAAAGAAATATGCGGTAAAACCAAGCCGGAACTGGTTCCCCAGATAGAAAAAATAGAGAGGGAATTACCGGCCCGTCAGTCTAATAAATATTGA
- a CDS encoding SDR family oxidoreductase: MALYLVTGGAGFIGSNIAEKLVETGNKVRVFDSLLTGKKENISHFSDKIDFIEGDIRDKSATDLATKGVDYILHEAALPSVQRSVEDPVTTNDINISGTLNLLISARNNGVKRFVFASSSSVYGDSEHLPKREDMVPNPLSAYALSKLTGEYYCKIFYDLYGLETICLRYFNVFGPRQDPQSDYAAVIPMFINAIISAGKPVIYGDGKQSRDFTFVHNVVEANLIACSAPRKAVGKVYNVACGDRYSLLCLLDNLRKISGVNVDPVFEKARLGDVKHSQADIEKAKKYLGLKPHIGFTDGLKKTFEWYKENNA, translated from the coding sequence ATGGCGCTGTATTTGGTAACGGGAGGGGCGGGTTTTATCGGTTCAAATATTGCTGAAAAGCTCGTCGAAACGGGTAATAAGGTAAGGGTGTTCGATAGCCTCCTTACCGGGAAAAAAGAAAATATCTCGCATTTTTCCGATAAAATAGATTTTATCGAGGGGGACATAAGAGATAAATCTGCGACAGATCTTGCGACTAAAGGCGTTGATTATATTTTGCATGAAGCGGCCCTTCCTTCCGTCCAGAGGTCTGTGGAAGATCCTGTAACGACAAACGATATTAATATATCCGGCACGTTGAATCTTCTGATTTCCGCAAGAAACAACGGCGTAAAACGATTTGTTTTTGCGTCTTCATCATCTGTCTACGGCGATTCCGAACATCTCCCCAAAAGGGAGGATATGGTCCCTAATCCGCTGTCGGCATACGCCCTTTCCAAGTTAACAGGGGAGTATTATTGCAAAATTTTTTATGACCTGTATGGCCTTGAAACCATTTGTCTCCGTTATTTCAATGTCTTTGGCCCCAGGCAGGATCCGCAAAGTGATTATGCGGCTGTTATTCCCATGTTTATCAACGCTATTATATCAGCCGGGAAACCTGTAATTTACGGAGACGGGAAGCAGTCCAGGGATTTTACTTTTGTCCATAATGTTGTGGAGGCTAACCTTATTGCCTGCAGCGCTCCCAGAAAAGCTGTCGGTAAGGTATATAATGTTGCGTGCGGAGACAGGTATTCCCTGCTGTGTTTGTTGGATAACTTGAGAAAAATATCCGGTGTTAATGTGGATCCCGTTTTTGAAAAGGCGCGGCTCGGAGATGTGAAACACAGCCAGGCAGACATAGAAAAAGCAAAAAAGTATCTTGGTTTAAAACCTCATATTGGATTTACCGATGGTTTGAAAAAAACGTTTGAATGGTATAAAGAAAATAATGCTTAG
- the purF gene encoding amidophosphoribosyltransferase: MKEYCGVVGVYGHKDASHLAYLSLYALQHRGEESCGIASYDGKRIHSYKSMGLVGDVFNEPIIKKLKGSLAVGHVRYSTTGSSDIKNAQPFTINYKKGHISLAHNGNITNSDELRMSLEDNGSIFQTTMDSEIIVHLLVQEPGLPIEERFSGAMCKLEGAFSLVVMADDSIYGIRDPFGFRPLCIGKLGDAYIIVSETCALDITGAEYLRDIEPGEIVRIDKKGITSIQYSTVMPKAFCIFENIYFSRPDSRIFGSSVYQARKNMGSQLAKEHPVDADFVMPVPDSGNVAAIGYAEESGLPLEMGFVRNHYIGRTFIQPSQVSRDFKVKVKLNPVTELVKGKKIVVVEDSIVRGTTSKGRVRALRKSGAKEIHMRVSCPPLISPCYYGIDFPTKKELIASTHSEKKIADFIGVDSLKYLSLNGMLDAMETDKNNFCAACFTGKYPFSFKKKPRKDAFEK, encoded by the coding sequence ATGAAAGAATACTGCGGTGTAGTCGGTGTTTATGGACATAAAGACGCTTCTCATTTGGCGTATCTTTCTCTTTACGCTTTGCAGCATCGGGGGGAAGAATCCTGCGGTATAGCAAGTTACGACGGGAAAAGAATCCACTCCTATAAATCAATGGGTTTGGTGGGGGATGTATTCAATGAACCTATAATAAAAAAACTCAAAGGCAGCCTGGCGGTCGGACATGTCAGGTATTCAACTACAGGCTCAAGTGATATCAAAAATGCGCAGCCATTTACTATAAACTATAAAAAGGGGCATATATCTTTGGCTCATAACGGTAACATTACCAATTCAGATGAGTTAAGGATGTCCCTTGAGGATAACGGCTCGATATTCCAGACCACGATGGACAGTGAAATAATCGTACACCTGCTTGTGCAGGAACCCGGGTTGCCGATTGAAGAAAGATTCAGCGGCGCAATGTGTAAACTTGAGGGAGCTTTTTCTCTCGTGGTCATGGCTGATGACAGCATTTACGGGATAAGGGATCCTTTTGGCTTCAGGCCGTTATGCATAGGGAAATTGGGGGATGCTTATATAATAGTAAGCGAGACCTGCGCTCTGGACATAACCGGAGCTGAGTATTTGAGGGATATAGAACCGGGGGAAATTGTAAGAATCGATAAAAAAGGAATAACATCAATACAGTATTCGACCGTTATGCCGAAAGCGTTCTGTATTTTTGAGAATATATATTTTTCCCGGCCTGACAGCAGGATTTTCGGGTCAAGTGTGTATCAAGCGAGGAAAAACATGGGAAGCCAGCTGGCAAAGGAACATCCTGTGGATGCGGACTTTGTTATGCCGGTTCCCGATTCGGGAAATGTTGCCGCCATAGGTTATGCCGAAGAGTCGGGATTACCGCTGGAAATGGGTTTTGTAAGAAATCATTATATCGGCAGGACTTTTATACAGCCTTCGCAGGTGTCGCGTGATTTTAAGGTCAAAGTCAAGCTTAACCCCGTAACGGAACTCGTTAAAGGAAAAAAAATAGTTGTTGTCGAAGATTCTATTGTCAGGGGAACCACATCAAAGGGGAGAGTCAGGGCTCTGCGGAAATCCGGAGCGAAAGAGATACATATGAGGGTTAGCTGCCCGCCGCTGATTTCACCATGTTATTACGGAATAGATTTCCCGACAAAAAAAGAGCTTATCGCTTCAACCCATTCCGAAAAGAAAATTGCTGATTTTATAGGCGTTGATTCCCTGAAATATCTAAGCCTTAACGGTATGCTGGACGCAATGGAAACGGATAAAAACAATTTTTGCGCCGCATGTTTTACCGGAAAGTACCCTTTTTCCTTCAAAAAGAAGCCCCGTAAAGATGCTTTTGAAAAGTAG
- a CDS encoding UDP-glucose/GDP-mannose dehydrogenase family protein, with the protein MKTAVIGAGYVGLVTGACLAELGHKVVCIDSNKAKIAALKAGKIPIYEPGLDKLIVKNRARRRLTFATSIKSAVENSEIIFIAVNTPPRLDGSADLSYVAGVAHEIAVLMKDYKIIVDKSTVPVRTGEKVAETIKRYSKKNMDFDVVSNPEFLREGSAIHDAMNPDRIVIGVTSSKSAEKMKELYKKLKAPVIITDIKSAELIKHASNAFLALKISFVNAIANICEKSGANVEEVASGMGLDRRIGRTFLNAGIGYGGSCFPKDVSAFIKIAEDLGYHFSLLKEVEEINNRQKVFFVKKIIDALWVVKNKTIAVMGLSFKPDTDDMRNAPSIDIINMLKKEGAKIRVYDPRAMKTARNMLKGVTFCKNPYHAAQGCDAIVILTEWDEFKNLNLKKIKKLLSHPIIIDGRNIFDPLKMIEEGFIYKSVGRE; encoded by the coding sequence ATGAAAACGGCTGTTATTGGTGCGGGATATGTCGGTTTGGTTACGGGAGCTTGTCTTGCCGAGCTTGGTCATAAAGTGGTTTGTATCGACAGCAATAAAGCGAAAATCGCGGCTTTGAAAGCCGGTAAAATTCCTATTTATGAACCCGGCTTGGACAAACTTATCGTTAAAAACAGAGCGCGCCGCAGGTTAACTTTTGCCACATCCATTAAATCTGCGGTTGAAAATTCAGAGATAATATTTATTGCTGTGAATACTCCCCCGAGGCTTGACGGAAGCGCAGACTTAAGTTATGTTGCCGGAGTAGCGCATGAAATAGCCGTATTGATGAAAGATTATAAAATAATAGTTGATAAATCCACTGTCCCCGTCAGAACCGGTGAAAAAGTTGCGGAAACAATAAAAAGATACAGCAAAAAGAATATGGATTTTGACGTGGTTTCCAACCCCGAGTTTTTAAGGGAAGGGTCTGCAATCCATGATGCCATGAATCCCGACCGCATAGTCATAGGCGTTACGAGCAGCAAGTCCGCTGAAAAGATGAAGGAACTTTATAAAAAATTAAAGGCTCCTGTAATAATTACGGATATAAAAAGCGCGGAACTTATTAAGCATGCGTCAAATGCTTTTCTGGCTTTGAAAATTTCTTTTGTAAATGCCATCGCAAACATTTGCGAAAAAAGCGGGGCAAATGTGGAGGAAGTGGCTTCGGGAATGGGCCTGGACAGGAGGATCGGCAGGACTTTCCTGAATGCCGGGATAGGTTACGGAGGGTCATGTTTTCCGAAGGATGTCTCTGCTTTCATTAAGATAGCCGAGGATCTCGGCTATCATTTTTCGCTGTTGAAAGAAGTCGAGGAAATCAATAACCGGCAGAAGGTTTTTTTCGTTAAAAAGATAATAGATGCTTTGTGGGTTGTAAAAAATAAAACTATAGCCGTGATGGGCCTTTCTTTTAAACCGGATACGGATGATATGAGAAATGCGCCTTCAATTGATATAATCAATATGCTTAAGAAAGAGGGGGCTAAAATACGTGTTTATGATCCCCGGGCGATGAAAACGGCGAGGAATATGCTGAAGGGAGTTACTTTCTGTAAAAACCCTTATCACGCGGCGCAGGGATGCGACGCGATTGTAATACTTACAGAATGGGATGAATTTAAAAATCTGAATTTGAAAAAAATAAAGAAACTGCTTTCCCATCCTATAATAATCGACGGGAGGAACATCTTCGATCCGCTGAAAATGATTGAGGAAGGTTTTATTTATAAAAGTGTCGGGCGCGAATAA
- a CDS encoding uracil-DNA glycosylase → MDNKIKNDLADLVDSTIGYLKGKKKKGINFVASSAPAVQKGVSRRPDLFESGISDTEISAVGSLETLKAMVGKCRKCPLGNLRKNAVFGEGNPAAGLMFIGEAPGSEEDLQGKPFVGRAGQLLTDIITKGMKLRREDVFIANILKCRPPENRNPLPEEINCCEPYLLKQIEFIKPKVICTLGNFAAQTLLKTREGITKIRGRFFDYRGIKLMPTFHPAYLLRNYSRKNREYVWEDVKKILDEI, encoded by the coding sequence TTGGATAATAAAATAAAAAATGATTTGGCGGATCTTGTAGATTCCACAATAGGTTATCTGAAGGGAAAAAAGAAAAAAGGGATAAATTTTGTTGCTTCTTCCGCCCCGGCCGTTCAAAAAGGTGTTTCCCGAAGGCCGGATTTATTTGAATCGGGTATATCCGATACCGAAATAAGCGCGGTTGGCAGTTTGGAAACATTAAAGGCGATGGTCGGCAAATGCAGAAAATGCCCCCTGGGAAATTTACGAAAAAATGCGGTATTCGGAGAGGGGAATCCTGCTGCCGGCCTTATGTTTATTGGTGAAGCGCCGGGTTCCGAAGAAGACCTGCAGGGAAAGCCTTTTGTCGGGAGAGCCGGACAATTACTGACCGATATCATTACAAAAGGCATGAAACTGCGCAGAGAGGATGTTTTTATAGCGAACATTTTAAAATGCCGCCCTCCCGAAAATAGAAATCCTTTACCCGAAGAAATCAATTGCTGTGAACCCTACTTATTAAAACAGATAGAGTTTATAAAACCGAAGGTCATTTGCACGTTAGGGAACTTTGCCGCTCAGACATTGCTCAAGACGCGCGAGGGAATCACTAAAATAAGAGGAAGATTTTTTGATTACAGGGGAATTAAATTGATGCCGACCTTTCACCCTGCCTACCTTCTCAGGAATTATTCGCGGAAAAACAGAGAATATGTATGGGAAGACGTTAAAAAGATACTGGACGAGATCTGA
- the lptD gene encoding LPS assembly protein LptD, whose translation MKKILLFCFNIVFFAVCTNVMSDSSVDGPVTVDGDNVSYDRNSQSLSASGNVVVEYMDMKLTADTIKLQVEKKEVSASGNVKLYRAGNIYQADTVVYNFETGAADIMHCKYSMHPMYGGVERVEKLDDKIFVATRANATTSDFDEPEYRVEGKHIKIYLGDKIVIKDAIVYIGKVPVFYWPYYSRSLDDDKPKFFVIPGHDSEWGAFVLTGMNWKIDENIKGTLHVDYRSKRGIAYGSDIIYKQAHIQGEVNTYHVWDRSRQLDDGTHIHDNNRYRVKWKHRQILRDDITFFAEFSKQSDEDIIKDFFRKEYSREIQPRTHADITKYGDNFKVSVSTRKRLNTFYNVVERLPQVNIDLINQKLWNTPFYYESSNSAAYLNYDKDFFKHREYSSGRIDTFHRFCLPINYFNFLSVNPYAEYRGTFYTNAVDDRNDIMRNILTAGVETSTKFYKVFNVENSFFDIHDIRHVFQPQVVYTYTYKPDKRPDELYKFDWIDSIDRRDSLRYGFRNTFQTKRQDVSTDLLDIYVYIDMFLKKDRDNNGDRFSNLFSELEFRPFNWLYVDLDSSFNSYSGQFDEVNSVIGLTPLKNLKISVGQRYLKDYSNLWTTSLSIRFLEKWRFDTYLRFETSDGKLQEQEYKITRNFHCWETSFSYAKRGDENMFYVAFWLTAFPESQAEVGY comes from the coding sequence ATGAAAAAAATATTGCTGTTTTGTTTCAATATAGTATTTTTTGCCGTCTGTACTAATGTTATGTCTGATTCGTCTGTTGATGGGCCGGTCACGGTTGACGGCGACAATGTATCTTATGACCGCAATTCACAGTCTCTGTCCGCTTCGGGTAATGTTGTTGTTGAGTATATGGATATGAAGCTTACCGCGGATACGATAAAATTGCAGGTCGAAAAAAAGGAAGTCAGCGCTTCAGGCAATGTTAAGCTGTACAGGGCGGGCAATATTTATCAGGCTGACACTGTTGTGTATAACTTTGAAACCGGCGCCGCTGATATTATGCATTGTAAATACAGTATGCATCCCATGTACGGAGGTGTCGAAAGGGTCGAAAAACTGGATGACAAGATTTTTGTCGCGACCAGGGCAAATGCAACGACAAGTGATTTTGACGAGCCGGAATACCGGGTGGAAGGCAAGCACATTAAAATATATCTCGGGGATAAGATAGTAATCAAAGACGCGATTGTTTATATAGGGAAAGTGCCTGTTTTTTACTGGCCGTATTATTCAAGGTCATTGGATGACGATAAACCCAAATTTTTCGTGATTCCCGGACATGATTCCGAATGGGGGGCGTTTGTGTTAACGGGAATGAACTGGAAAATTGATGAAAATATCAAGGGGACATTACATGTTGATTACCGTTCAAAGCGCGGTATCGCATACGGCAGTGATATCATATATAAGCAGGCCCATATCCAGGGAGAAGTGAATACTTATCATGTATGGGACAGAAGCAGGCAATTGGATGACGGGACTCACATTCATGATAACAACAGGTATCGCGTTAAATGGAAACACAGGCAGATTCTCAGAGATGACATCACTTTTTTCGCCGAGTTCAGCAAGCAAAGCGACGAGGATATCATAAAAGATTTTTTCAGAAAGGAATATTCCAGGGAAATTCAACCCAGAACCCATGCTGATATAACAAAATACGGAGATAATTTCAAAGTCAGCGTTTCAACAAGAAAAAGGCTTAATACATTTTATAATGTGGTTGAAAGGTTGCCGCAGGTCAATATTGACCTGATAAACCAGAAGTTATGGAATACTCCCTTCTACTACGAAAGTTCCAATTCGGCGGCTTATCTTAATTACGATAAAGATTTTTTTAAGCATAGGGAATACAGTTCCGGCAGGATTGATACGTTTCACAGGTTCTGCCTGCCGATAAATTATTTCAATTTTTTATCTGTAAATCCTTATGCGGAATACAGGGGTACATTTTATACCAATGCTGTTGACGACCGTAATGATATTATGAGAAACATTTTAACTGCCGGTGTTGAGACCTCAACGAAGTTCTACAAGGTATTTAATGTGGAAAACAGTTTTTTTGATATACATGATATAAGGCATGTCTTCCAGCCTCAGGTTGTTTATACATATACTTATAAACCGGATAAAAGGCCTGACGAACTCTATAAGTTCGACTGGATTGATTCGATAGACAGGAGAGATTCCCTTAGATACGGTTTCCGCAATACATTCCAGACCAAAAGACAGGATGTGTCCACGGATTTACTGGATATTTACGTATATATAGATATGTTCCTTAAAAAGGACAGGGATAATAACGGCGATAGGTTTTCAAATCTCTTTTCAGAGTTGGAATTTCGGCCTTTCAACTGGTTATATGTTGACCTGGATTCAAGCTTTAATTCCTACAGCGGGCAATTTGATGAAGTTAATTCTGTTATAGGGCTGACTCCCTTGAAGAATCTTAAGATATCTGTTGGACAGAGATATCTTAAGGATTACAGTAACTTATGGACCACGTCTCTCAGTATCCGGTTTCTTGAAAAATGGAGGTTTGATACATATCTTCGTTTTGAAACAAGCGACGGGAAGCTGCAGGAACAGGAATACAAGATAACCAGGAATTTTCACTGCTGGGAAACCTCTTTTTCTTATGCCAAAAGAGGGGATGAAAATATGTTTTATGTCGCTTTCTGGCTGACCGCATTTCCTGAGTCGCAGGCGGAAGTTGGATATTAA